One genomic segment of Actinomycetota bacterium includes these proteins:
- the nuoE gene encoding NADH-quinone oxidoreductase subunit NuoE produces the protein MEDVIDLNKIDKVVSDYKGERRALIPILLKSQDICGYLPGEVLDYIAKKLKVSRSSVYGVASFYSQFYRERRGRNIIQVCDGTACHVKRSTELIKTLKENLGISPGETTKDYEFTFDIVYCLGCCAVSPTVVINGEVQGNMTNKKLENLINFLK, from the coding sequence ATGGAAGATGTTATTGATTTAAACAAAATTGATAAAGTTGTAAGCGATTATAAGGGGGAGAGGAGAGCATTAATTCCAATATTGTTAAAAAGTCAGGATATTTGTGGTTACCTTCCAGGGGAAGTATTAGATTACATTGCAAAAAAATTGAAAGTATCAAGGAGCAGTGTATATGGAGTAGCCAGTTTTTATTCCCAATTCTATAGAGAAAGAAGAGGGAGGAATATAATACAAGTATGTGATGGTACAGCTTGTCATGTAAAACGTTCCACAGAACTTATTAAAACCTTAAAAGAAAATTTAGGAATATCACCGGGAGAAACAACTAAGGACTATGAATTCACTTTTGATATAGTATATTGTTTAGGATGCTGTGCTGTTTCTCCAACAGTAGTAATAAACGGTGAGGTTCAAGGAAATATGACAAATAAAAAGTTAGAGAATTTAATAAATTTTTTAAAATGA